The following are encoded together in the Humulus lupulus chromosome 5, drHumLupu1.1, whole genome shotgun sequence genome:
- the LOC133778264 gene encoding SNARE-interacting protein KEULE: MSFSLSDSDSSSCGGDYKNFKQISRDRLLLEMLRSAKTGDSKSTWKVLIMDKLTVKIMSYSCKMADITEEGVSLVEDMYKRRQPLPSMDAIYFIQPTKENVILFLSDMSGKSPLYRKAFVFFSSPISKEFVAHIKKDATVLPRIGALREMNLEYFAIDSQGFITNNERALEELFGDEEDTRKAVACLNVMATRIATVFASLREFPSVRYRAAKSLDATTMTTFRDLIPTKLAAGVWDCITKYKKSIPNFPESETCELLILDRSVDQIAPVIHEWTYDAMCHDLLNMEGNKYVHEVPGKAGGPPEKKEVLLEDHDPIWLELRHAHIADASERLHEKMTNFVSKNKAAQMHQGSRDGGELSTRDLQKMVQALPQYSEQIDKLSLHVEIAGKLNKLIREVGLIELGKLEQDLVFGDAGMKDVIKYLTMKDDTTRENKLRLLMILAAIYPEKFEGEKGVNLMKLAKLPSEDMNAVHNLKLLGGSTDTKKSSMSPFSLKFDMHKKKRVGRKDRTGEEEKTWQLSRFYPIIEELIEKLGKKELSKEDYPCLNDPSPTFHGTSHSSSIQQPVVAHSMRSRRTATWARPRNSDDGYSSDSVLRHASSDFKKMGQRIFVFIVGGATRSELRVCHKLTNKLKREVVLGSSSIDDPPQFLTKLKMLTLNELSLDDLLI; the protein is encoded by the exons ATGTCGTTCTCCCTCTCTGATTCAGATTCCTCCTCCTGTGGCGGCGACTACAAGAATTTCAAGCAAATCAGCCGTGACC GGCTATTGCTTGAGATGCTCCGGTCAGCCAAAACAGGAGACTCAAAATCCACTTGGAAG GTACTTATCATGGACAAACTTACGGTAAAAATAATGTCTTACTCATGCAAAATGGCTGATATTACTGAAGAAGGTGTTTCAT TGGTGGAAGATATGTACAAGAGAAGGCAACCATTACCCTCTATGGATGCTATCTACTTCATCCAGCCAACCAAAGAGAA TGTTATCTTGTTCTTGTCAGACATGTCTGGAAAATCACCACTTTACAGGAA GgcatttgtatttttcagttcaCCTATTTCAAAAGAATTTGTTGCTCATATCAAGAAGGATGCAACTGTTTTACCTCGAATAGGTGCATTGAGAGAG ATGAATCTGGAGTATTTTGCTATAGACAGCCAG GGTTTCATCACTAACAATGAGAGGGCATTAGAGGAACTATTTGGAGATGAGGAGGATACACGGAAGGCCGTTGCCTGCCTGAATGTGATGGCTACTCGCATTGCAACTGTTTTTGCTTCTTTGAGG GAATTTCCTTCTGTGCGCTATCGAGCTGCCAAGTCCCTTGATGCAACAACTATGACAACTTTTCGTGATTTAATTCCTACAAAGCTTGCTGCTGGAGTGTGGGACTGTATCACAAAATATAAGAAGTCAATTCCCAATTTTCCAGAGTCAGAAACATGCGAGTTGCTAATCCTTGACAGATCTGTAGATCAG ATTGCTCCTGTCATACATGAATGGACTTATGATGCTATGTGTCATGATTTACTAAATATGGAAGGAAATAAATATGTGCACGAG GTTCCTGGCAAAGCTGGTGGTCCACCTGAGAAGAAAGAGGTTCTTTTAGAGGATCACGATCCTATCTGGCTTGAGCTTCGGCATGCCCATATAGCCGAT GCTAGTGAACGGTTGCATGAGAAAATGACCAACTTCGTGTCAAAGAATAAAGCTGCACAAATGCACCAAGGTTCAAG AGATGGAGGTGAACTTTCTAcacgggacttgcaaaagatggtTCAAGCATTACCACAATATAGTGAACAAATTGACAAGCTCTCCCTTCATGTAGAG ATTGCAGGAAAATTAAACAAGCTTATCAGGGAGGTTGGACTTATAGAGCTTGGAAAGCTAGAGCAGGATCTTGTTTTTGGAGATGCAGGAATGAAAGATGTAATCAAATATTTGACTATGAAGGAT GACACAACACGTGAAAATAAGTTGCGCTTGTTGATGATTCTAGCAGCCATTTATCCAGAAAAATTCGAGGGTGAGAAAGGTGTCAATTTGATGaag CTGGCTAAATTACCATCTGAAGATATGAATGCTGTGCATAATTTGAAGCTTCTTGGAGGATCAACAGATACCAAGAAAAGCTCAATGAGTCCTTTCTCTTTGAAGTTTGACATGCATAAG AAAAAGCGCGTAGGCAGGAAAGATCGCACTGGTGAAGAAGAAAAAACATGGCAGCTTTCACGTTTCTATCCCATAATAGAG GAGCTTATTGAAAAACTTGGCAAAAAGGAACTGTCAAAAGAAGATTATCCATGTTTAAATGACCCAAGTCCAACTTTCCATGGAACATCGCACAGTTCATCAATACAACAACCAGTGGTTGCTCATTCAATGAGATCGAGACGGACAGCAACATGGGCTCGGCCTCGGAACTCTGATGATGGGTATTCAAG TGACTCAGTACTGAGACATGCATCCAGTGATTTCAAGAAGATGGGTCAACGTATTTTCGTATTTATTGTTGGTGGAGCTACTCGATCAGAG CTAAGGGTTTGCCACAAGCTTACAAATAAGCTGAAGAGAGAAGTGGTTCTAGGCTCTTCAAGCATAGATGATCCTCCTCAATTTTTAACA AAACTGAAGATGTTGACATTAAATGAACTATCTCTGGATGATCTACTGATCTGA